The following coding sequences are from one Panicum hallii strain FIL2 chromosome 5, PHallii_v3.1, whole genome shotgun sequence window:
- the LOC112895118 gene encoding 17.5 kDa class II heat shock protein-like, with protein sequence MDAWMFGLETPLMAALQHLLDVPDGEVGDKASAAGSGPTRTYVRDAHAMAATPADVKELPGAYSFVVDMPGLGTGDIKVQVEDERVLVISGERRREEREDAKYLRMERRMGKFMRKFVLPDNADMDKISAVCKDGVLTVTVEKLPPPEPKKPKTIEVKVA encoded by the coding sequence ATGGATGCGTGGATGTTCGGGCTGGAGACTCCCCTGATGGCGGCGCTGCAGCACCTTCTTGACGTCCCGGACGGCGAGGTCGGCGACAAGGCGAGCGCGGCGGGGAGCGGCCCCACGCGCACCTACGTCCGCGACGCGCACGCCATGGCGGCGACCCCGGCCGACGTCAAGGAGCTCCCGGGGGCCTACTCCTTCGTGGTGGACATGCCGGGGCTTGGCACGGGCGACATCAAGGTGCAGGTGGAGGACGAGCGGGTGCTGGTGatcagcggcgagcggcgcaggGAGGAGCGCGAGGACGCCAAGTACCTGCGGATGGAGCGGCGGATGGGCAAGTTCATGCGCAAGTTCGTGCTGCCGGACAACGCCGACATGGACAAGATCTCCGCTGTGTGCAAGGACGGCGTGCTCACGGTGACCGTGGagaagctgccgccgccggagcccaaGAAGCCCAAGACCATCGAGGTTAAGGTCGCCTGA